One window of the Anopheles cruzii chromosome 2, idAnoCruzAS_RS32_06, whole genome shotgun sequence genome contains the following:
- the LOC128267259 gene encoding 28S ribosomal protein S15, mitochondrial, which yields MNSLVKLRPTASSINQIVRTYALKSDLKIKWVRPEKIPCYKPEKSGDLQGLPKFAGTELMKDFRDSKELETADESVRKLFTLEHNRRREMVENFKEDMVRRVYRHELDYGSMEATLGLMTARIRSLQEYMEQFPRQSVVKVQLKELIDKRKRFLRYLRRWDYRRFEYILEKLDLVYKPYPTHFHWITRKDSLRKLTNIHCDQIKDSRLQEYRQQLESQQLDFLEKKLKTLEFMRQEQIECRVPVTVEQEQIKTVRKQYEELKRKREAIVESKKEQEDS from the exons ATGAATTCCCTAGTCAAGTTAAGGCCGACAGCTTCCTCCATCAACCAGATTGTCCGCACGTACGCACTAAAGTCAGATCTCAAAATCAAATGGGTGCGGCCAGAGAAAATCCCCTGCTATAAGCCTGAGAAATCGGGAGACCTTCAGGGCCTGCCAAAGTTTGCCGGTACGGAGTTGATGAAGGACTTCCGCGACTCAAAGGAGCTCGAAACGGCCGATGAGTCCGTGCGAAAGTTGTTCACTCTCGAGCACAATCGGCGGCGGGAAATGGTTGAAAACTTCAAAGAGGACATGGTGCGTCGAGTATACCGACACGAGCTGGACTACGGATCGATGGAGGCCACAC TGGGTCTTATGACGGCTCGCATTCGCAGCCTGCAGGAGTACATGGAACAGTTTCCGCGCCAATCGGTGGTCAAGGTGCAGCTGAAAGAACTGATCGACAAGCGTAAGCGCTTCCTACGCTACCTGCGACGATGGGACTATCGGCGGTTCGAGTATATTCTCGAAAAGCTAGATCTAGTGTACAAACCTTACCCAAC ACACTTTCATTGGATCACCCGCAAGGACTCGTTGCGCAAACTAACCAACATACACTGCGACCAAATCAAGGACAGTCGTCTGCAGGAGTACCGCCAGCAGCTGGAGTCTCAGCAGCTCGATTTTCTCGAAAAGAAGCTGAAAACATTGGAATTTATGCGGCAGGAGCAGATCGAGTGCCGTGTGCCGGTAACAGTTGAACAGGAGCAAATCAAAACCGTGCGCAAGCAGTACGAAGAACTCAAACGTAAACGGGAAGCAATTGTCGAAAGTAAGAAAGAGCAGGAAGATTCTTAG
- the LOC128267260 gene encoding uncharacterized protein LOC128267260 encodes MYKSTVVFALLCGVALSMAYPYPQHAFMYYRNAYPMMGLPLLQQSAMYQQAMYQQQRLRSHRRSASSGVAAFASGDDIATGTLLKTDCRPPADPVAPAVQSFADAYPAEASPENDIPYGDEGDLLADPGASNADSAFDGPSVVDDVGLEPLVPAVAVPDKQKKKVTTVQLDSASEEDDDAGEEQSAVSFGTRRGSSSKPSAGGSMFPVTFGSTNGGAIAIANSYSTGKGGSATSHATAYGSPASVPEDRRRSIVAPQQLRSTNSNRPAKLRNKY; translated from the exons ATGTACAAGTCAACCGTAGTGTTTGCTCTCCTATGCGGCGTGGCCCTCAGTATGGCCTATCCCTATCCACAGCACG CATTCATGTACTACCGGAACGCGTACCCAATGATGGGCTTGCCGCTGCTCCAGCAGAGCGCCATGTATCAGCAAGCAATGTACCAGCAACAGCGGTTACGTAGTCACCGTCGGTCGGCTTCGAGCGGTGTGGCAGCGTTCGCCTCCGGAGATGACATCGCCACAGGGACACTGCTGAAGA CCGATTGTCGACCTCCAGCTGATCCAGTGGCACCCGCGGTTCAGTCGTTCGCCGATGCCTATCCTGCTGAAGCGTCGCCCGAAAACGATATCCCGTACGGAGACGAAGGAGATCTGTTGGCTGATCCGGGAGCAAGTAACGCAGACAGTGCGTTCGATGGACCGTCGGTTGTGGACGATGTCGGACTGGAACCGTTGGTCCCGGCGGTCGCTGTTCCGGacaagcagaagaaaaaagttACCACGGTACAGTTGGACTCGGCCTCGGAGGAGGACGATGATGCAGGTGAAGAGCAGAGTGCGGTAAGCTTCGGCACGCGCCgtggaagcagcagcaaacccaGTGCCGGAGGATCAATGTTCCCGGTTACGTTTGGTAGCACCAACGGGGGTGCTATCGCCATTGCCAACAGCTACAGCACCGGCAAGGGAGGTTCGGCCACAAGCCATGCCACCGCTTACGGAAGTCcagcttccgttccggagGATCGTCGCCGGTCCATTGTAGCCCCGCAACAACTgcgcagcaccaacagcaatCGGCCAGCGAAGCTGCGCAACAAATACTAG